The genomic stretch AAAGTGGTTCAGTTTTTAAGGTAATAGAAttgtatatctttatatacatacatatatttttttttttgtatatgtaGTTTTATTTTTCGCATCtcctatatataattgtttacatattttcccaatgtgtattaaaaaaaaaatttttttctttttttttttttctcatttttttaGGGTTATCAAATATGGACTGATATATCTCCGACAATAGAAAATGATCCAAATATTATGTTTGTAAAATGTGTTGTACAACAAGgatcaaaaaaagaaaaattaaccGTTGTACAAATTGATCCACCCGGAACAGGAACTGTAAATGATAaacgaataaaaaaaaaaaaaaaaaatatatatatatatatatataatagaataattatatatacatattgaaaaaaaaaaatatacatgttTATGGAATTAAACATattcaaatatttatatacttgATGTCTTTTGAGagattatattacatatacatgtatattattttttattatattatattatattataattttaatttattttatttacagCCATACGATATTGATCCAACTCACGCATGGAACTGCAACTCTCAAGTAGACCCCATGTCTTTTGGTGATATTGGTCTTTTAAATCACACCAACATCCCATGTGTTCTTGACTTTTTAAAGCAcagatatttaaaaaatcaaatatacACCACTGCTGTTCCCCTTATTGTTGCAATAAACCCATACAAGGATTTAGGAAACACAACTAATGAATGGATTCGTAGATATCGTGATACAGCTGATCATACTAAGTTGCCACCACACGTGTTCACATGTGCTAGGGAAGCTTTGTCTAATCTCCATGGTGTAAACAAGAGCCAAACTATTATTGTATCTGGTGAATCTGGTGCAGGAAAAACCGAAGCAACAAAACAAATCATGAGATATTTTGCTTCTTCTAAGAGTGGAAATATGGATTTACGTATTCAGACAGCAATAATGGCTGCAAATCCAGTTCTTGAAGCTTTTGGTAATGCGAAAACTATAAGAAATAACAATTCATCTCGTTTTGGTCGTTTCATGCAGTTGGTTATATCCCATGAAGGAGGTATAAGATACGGTTCCGTTGTTGCTTTTCTGTTGGAAAAATCTAGAATTATTACACAAGATGATAATGAAAGgtcatatcatatattttatcaattTCTTAAGGGTGCAAATAGTACGATGAAATCTAAATTTGGTTTAAAAGGAGTTACTGAATACAAATTATTGAACCCAAATTCAACAGAGGTAAGTGGAGTAGATGATGTAAAAGATTTTGAAGAGGTAATTGAATCGTTGAAAAATATGGAATTAAGTGAATCAGATATTGAAGTAATATTTTCAATAGTAGCTGGTATATTAACATTAGGAAATGTAAGATTAATTGAGAAGCAAGAAGCTGGATTAAGTGATGCTGCTGCTATTATGGATGAGGATATGGGTGTGTTTAATAAAGCTTGTGAATTGATGTATTTAGACCctgaattaataaaaagggAAATATTAATTAAGGTAACTGTTGCTGGAGGAACAAAAATTGAAGGTAGAtggaataaaaatgatgCAGAAGTGTTGAAATCTTCCTTATGTAAAGCTATGTATGAGAAATTGTTTTTATGGATAATAAGACATTTGAATTCAAGAATTGAACCAGAAGGAGGATTTAAAACATTTATGGGTATGTTAGATATTTTTGGTTTTGaagtatttaaaaataattcattggaacaattatttattaacattACTAACGAAATGCTTCAGAAAAATTTTGTAGATATTGTTTTTGAAAGAGaatcaaaattatataaagacGAAGGAATATCAACAGCTGAATTAAAGTACACCAGTAATAAGGAAGTAATAAACGTACTTTGTGAGAAGGGTAAATCAGTACTTTCATACTTAGAGGACCAATGTTTAGCACCTGGAGGAACCGATGAAAAGTTTGTAAGTTCCTGTGCTACAAAtttaaaggaaaataataagtTTACCCCAGCAAAAGTAGCATcgaataaaaattttataatacaaCATACTATAGGACCAATTCAATATTGTGCTGAAAGCTTTTTGCTTAAAAACAAGGATGTCTTAAGAGGTGATTTAGTTGAAGTAATTAAGGATTCCCCCAATCCAATAGTACAACAGTTATTTGAAGGTCAAGTAATTGAGAAGGGTAAAATAGCTAAAGGTTCATTAATAGGTTCTCAATTTTTAAATCAATTGACATCTTTAATGAACTTGATAAATAGTACTGAACCACATTTCATACGTTGTATTAAaccaaatgaaaataaaaaaccaTTAGAATGGTGTGAaccaaaaatattaattcagCTTCATGCCTTATCAATTTTAGAAGCATTAGTATTAAGACAATTAGGATATTCTTATAGAAGAACCTTTGAAGAATTCttatatcaatataaatTTGTGGACATTGCTGCTGCTGAAGATTCATCAGTTGAAAACCAAAATAAAtgtgttaatatattaaagttGTCTGGACTATCTGAATCCATGTATAAGATAGGAAAAAGCATGGTCTTTTTGAAACAAGAAGGTGCAAAAATATTGACAAAAATACAAAGAGAGAAACTTGTTGAATGGGAAAATTGTGTGAGTGTAATTGAAGCTGCTATACTTAAACACAAATACAAACAAAAGgttaacaaaaatatacctTCTCTTTTGAGAGTACAAGCtcatataagaaaaaaaatggtaGCTCAATAAGCATAAacaatttttgaaaaaatatacactCATAGATGCAACATGTAagtatacaaataaatatggtATGTAGAGTACGTTATAATATTGATCAAATAagtgtttttaaaaaaaaaaaaaaaaaaaaaaaaaaaacataaattaaCATGATACTTATATATGGTGACGtttatatatcaataaaaaACCAGTATGGTTGCTACCATTACGAGAAacattaaattaaaaaatggatacatatatatatatatatatatatatgtgtatttattaaaattaactATTcactttttatatgtttttatatatatttgtaattttttctgtggttttttttattaacattttttttcttttacttttttcttatttttttcggtggattattttattatattattttattttatatgtatttatttatttattttatttatttttttttttttttttttgaatttaaaGAATGCCCTtatttacttatatatacatatatatatatatatatatatatatatatatatataatcaatgAGAATTATAAGCCtcttaaaattattaatatatgcataaagttatatattaatattacatatatgttttattatatataattattattattatggttatatttttgttcatcttgaatataataataaaatgcatatataataaactttgaagttttttttttttcttttttttttttatttctgtGTGAAAGACAGttttgtaaataattaaaaacataaaaaaaaaaaaaaaaaaaaattgtgttaatatgaaaaaaaaatatagatgtATAATTAAACAATGTGTTCAAAGTATgaatatatagaataaaaataaaaaaaaaaacatataaatatttatgtatatataaaggtgaaatgataatacaaaaaaaaaagaaaaaatatatatatatatatatatatatgttttatatataatacaaatgataaataaaatatatgcgtcttttcctttttgttcGTTAGCGAGCTTCATATTGCATAactgtaaaaaataaaataaataaattgataaatatataaatatatatatatattttacataacaGTAGAATGAATATGGTTAATTTGTCTTTATAACTTTTACAATAATATTACCTCTTCTACTTCTCTTCTTGAAGAAAATTTTTGATCCACAATTTTTACAACGAAGTGATGCATTGGGTGGTATTACGGTGTCAATACCacattctaaaaaaaaaattaagatatatcatgtatatttatgtatataatat from Plasmodium falciparum 3D7 genome assembly, chromosome: 13 encodes the following:
- a CDS encoding DNA-directed RNA polymerases I, II, and III subunit RPABC4, putative encodes the protein MYIREQDEDISTEPVVYICGECGIDTVIPPNASLRCKNCGSKIFFKKRSRRVMQYEAR
- a CDS encoding myosin A: MAVTNEEIKTASKIVRRVSNVEAFDKSGSVFKGYQIWTDISPTIENDPNIMFVKCVVQQGSKKEKLTVVQIDPPGTGTPYDIDPTHAWNCNSQVDPMSFGDIGLLNHTNIPCVLDFLKHRYLKNQIYTTAVPLIVAINPYKDLGNTTNEWIRRYRDTADHTKLPPHVFTCAREALSNLHGVNKSQTIIVSGESGAGKTEATKQIMRYFASSKSGNMDLRIQTAIMAANPVLEAFGNAKTIRNNNSSRFGRFMQLVISHEGGIRYGSVVAFLLEKSRIITQDDNERSYHIFYQFLKGANSTMKSKFGLKGVTEYKLLNPNSTEVSGVDDVKDFEEVIESLKNMELSESDIEVIFSIVAGILTLGNVRLIEKQEAGLSDAAAIMDEDMGVFNKACELMYLDPELIKREILIKVTVAGGTKIEGRWNKNDAEVLKSSLCKAMYEKLFLWIIRHLNSRIEPEGGFKTFMGMLDIFGFEVFKNNSLEQLFINITNEMLQKNFVDIVFERESKLYKDEGISTAELKYTSNKEVINVLCEKGKSVLSYLEDQCLAPGGTDEKFVSSCATNLKENNKFTPAKVASNKNFIIQHTIGPIQYCAESFLLKNKDVLRGDLVEVIKDSPNPIVQQLFEGQVIEKGKIAKGSLIGSQFLNQLTSLMNLINSTEPHFIRCIKPNENKKPLEWCEPKILIQLHALSILEALVLRQLGYSYRRTFEEFLYQYKFVDIAAAEDSSVENQNKCVNILKLSGLSESMYKIGKSMVFLKQEGAKILTKIQREKLVEWENCVSVIEAAILKHKYKQKVNKNIPSLLRVQAHIRKKMVAQ